A single region of the Kineosporiaceae bacterium SCSIO 59966 genome encodes:
- a CDS encoding polyprenol monophosphomannose synthase yields MRVLVVVPTYNERESLPGTIRRLRTAVPEADALVVDDASPDGTGDLADALAADDEQVHVLHRAAKEGLGAAYVAGFGWGLGRGYDVLVEMDADGSHQPEQLPRMLAALADGADLVLGSRWVPGGAVHNWPRHRLLLSRGGNVYTRVVTGIGLQDATGGFRVFRREVLEGLDLADVASQGYCFQVDLAWRAVRAGYDVREVPIDFVERAVGTSKMSRDIVLEALWRVTLWGVTHRVSQVTGALRRRRSRREEAAWRA; encoded by the coding sequence GTGAGGGTGCTCGTCGTCGTCCCCACCTACAACGAGCGGGAGAGCCTGCCGGGGACGATTCGCCGGCTGCGCACCGCCGTGCCCGAGGCTGACGCGCTCGTCGTCGACGACGCCAGCCCGGACGGCACCGGCGACCTCGCCGACGCGCTCGCCGCGGACGACGAGCAGGTCCACGTCCTGCACCGGGCGGCCAAGGAGGGGCTCGGGGCCGCGTACGTCGCCGGGTTCGGCTGGGGCCTGGGCCGCGGGTACGACGTCCTGGTCGAGATGGACGCCGACGGCTCCCACCAGCCCGAGCAGCTGCCCCGGATGCTCGCCGCGCTCGCCGACGGCGCCGACCTCGTCCTGGGGTCCCGGTGGGTGCCGGGGGGCGCGGTGCACAACTGGCCCCGCCACCGGCTGCTGCTGAGCCGGGGGGGCAACGTCTACACCCGGGTGGTCACCGGGATCGGGCTGCAGGACGCCACCGGCGGGTTCCGGGTGTTCCGGCGCGAGGTGCTCGAGGGCCTGGACCTGGCGGACGTCGCCTCCCAGGGCTACTGCTTCCAGGTGGACCTGGCGTGGCGCGCCGTGCGGGCCGGGTACGACGTCCGCGAGGTGCCGATCGACTTCGTCGAGCGCGCCGTGGGCACGAGCAAGATGAGCCGTGACATCGTCCTGGAGGCGCTGTGGCGGGTGACGCTCTGGGGGGTGACCCACCGGGTGTCACAGGTCACCGGGGCCCTGCGTCGCAGGCGAAGCCGGCGTGAGGAGGCGGCGTGGCGGGCGTGA
- a CDS encoding aldo/keto reductase: protein MTYRQLGDSGLTVSTVGLGCNNFGGRIDAERTQEVVDAALDAGITLFDTADTYGGTPGASEELLGRALGRRRADVVVATKFGMDMGDTYGAAPQARGSRRYVRRAVEASLRRLGTDWIDLYQLHRPDPLTPVEETLAALHELVLEGKVRYIGSSNFAGWQVVDADWTARTAGLTRFVSAQNEYSLLKRDAERELVPALERTGGGLLPFYPLASGLLTGKYRRGQGAPAGTRLVSRPERLAAADFDRIEAIDRYAQERGLTMLDVAIGGLAAQPTVASVIAGATSAEQVRANVRAGSWQPTAEDLAALDEVAPHP, encoded by the coding sequence ATGACGTACCGACAGCTCGGCGACTCCGGCCTCACCGTCTCCACGGTCGGCCTGGGGTGCAACAACTTCGGGGGCCGCATCGACGCTGAGCGGACCCAGGAGGTCGTCGACGCGGCCCTCGACGCCGGCATCACGCTGTTCGACACCGCCGACACCTACGGTGGCACCCCGGGAGCCAGCGAGGAGCTGCTCGGCCGGGCGCTGGGCCGGCGGCGGGCCGACGTCGTCGTGGCGACGAAGTTCGGGATGGACATGGGGGACACCTACGGTGCCGCCCCGCAGGCCCGGGGCTCGCGCCGGTACGTGCGCCGGGCGGTCGAGGCCAGTCTGCGACGGCTCGGCACGGACTGGATCGACCTCTACCAGCTGCACCGCCCGGACCCGCTGACGCCGGTGGAGGAGACGCTGGCGGCGCTGCACGAGCTCGTCCTGGAGGGCAAGGTGCGGTACATCGGGTCGTCGAACTTCGCGGGCTGGCAGGTCGTCGACGCCGACTGGACCGCCCGCACCGCCGGCCTCACCCGGTTCGTCTCGGCGCAGAACGAGTACTCGCTGCTCAAGCGGGACGCCGAGCGGGAGCTCGTCCCGGCGCTGGAGCGCACCGGGGGCGGGCTGCTGCCGTTCTACCCGCTGGCGTCCGGGCTGCTCACCGGCAAGTACCGGCGCGGACAGGGCGCCCCTGCGGGCACCCGGCTGGTCAGCCGCCCCGAGCGCCTGGCGGCCGCAGACTTCGACCGGATCGAGGCGATCGACCGGTACGCCCAGGAGCGCGGGCTCACGATGCTCGACGTCGCGATCGGTGGGCTGGCCGCCCAGCCCACGGTCGCGTCCGTGATCGCCGGGGCGACGTCGGCGGAGCAGGTCCGCGCCAACGTGCGGGCCGGCTCCTGGCAGCCGACCGCCGAGGACCTCGCCGCCCTCGACGAGGTCGCCCCCCACCCGTGA
- a CDS encoding MFS transporter, which translates to MSPVAATEQERRREQRAWYFYDWANSAYVTTTATVLFVPYLSSVARAAACPDVPADEVCTTDLSVLGLPVAAGSLALYVVTASTLLSALLLPVVGAIADRSPRPKHLLAGFAWVGSLAAASMFLVTGTNWQLGAALQFVANICLGASLVVYDAILVQIATPDERDRVSSRGWALGYLGGGLLLAVNLALVTMGGSLGLDAGQTVRISLLSAGIWWGVFTLIPFLGLRNRPPVRLAPVERGNLVTESFGQLWQTLKHLRGYPQTLLFLVAYLFFNDGIQTVIGSSSLYGQAELGFNESQLIITILLVQFVAFGGALVFGRMAARIGAKRSVLYGIVMWTGVVAVGFVLPEGQFALFLALAVGIGLVLGGTQALSRSLYSQLVPLGRQAEYFSLYQAAERGTSWFGTFLFGLMFQLTDSYRPAILSLLVFFVVGGLLLVKVDVRKGIADAGNVQPRKV; encoded by the coding sequence GTGAGCCCCGTCGCCGCGACCGAGCAGGAGCGCAGGCGCGAGCAGCGTGCCTGGTACTTCTACGACTGGGCCAACTCCGCCTACGTCACCACCACGGCCACCGTGCTGTTCGTGCCGTACCTGTCGTCGGTGGCCCGGGCGGCAGCCTGCCCGGACGTGCCCGCCGACGAGGTCTGCACGACGGACCTGTCGGTCCTCGGTCTGCCGGTGGCCGCCGGCTCGCTCGCCCTGTACGTCGTCACCGCCTCGACCCTGCTGTCGGCGCTGCTGCTGCCCGTGGTCGGGGCGATCGCCGACCGCTCACCGCGTCCCAAGCACCTGCTCGCCGGGTTCGCGTGGGTCGGGTCCCTGGCCGCGGCGTCCATGTTCCTCGTCACCGGCACGAACTGGCAGCTGGGGGCCGCCCTGCAGTTCGTCGCCAACATCTGCCTGGGCGCCTCACTGGTCGTCTACGACGCGATCCTGGTCCAGATCGCCACCCCCGACGAGCGGGACCGGGTGTCCTCGCGCGGCTGGGCGCTCGGCTACCTGGGGGGGGGCCTGCTGCTGGCGGTCAACCTGGCGCTGGTGACGATGGGCGGCTCCCTCGGTCTGGACGCCGGCCAGACGGTCCGGATCTCCCTGCTGAGTGCGGGGATCTGGTGGGGGGTGTTCACCCTCATCCCGTTCCTCGGGCTGCGCAACCGGCCTCCCGTGCGGCTCGCGCCGGTCGAGCGCGGCAACCTGGTGACCGAGTCGTTCGGGCAGCTCTGGCAGACCCTCAAGCACCTGCGCGGCTACCCGCAGACACTGCTGTTCCTCGTGGCGTACCTGTTCTTCAACGACGGCATCCAGACCGTCATCGGCTCCTCGAGCCTCTACGGCCAGGCCGAGCTCGGGTTCAACGAGTCACAGCTGATCATCACGATCCTGCTCGTCCAGTTCGTCGCCTTCGGTGGCGCGCTGGTGTTCGGGCGGATGGCCGCCAGGATCGGCGCCAAGCGGTCGGTGCTCTACGGGATCGTCATGTGGACCGGTGTGGTGGCCGTCGGCTTCGTCCTGCCCGAGGGCCAGTTCGCCCTCTTCCTCGCGTTGGCCGTCGGCATCGGCCTCGTGCTCGGCGGCACCCAGGCGCTGTCCCGCTCGCTGTACAGCCAGCTCGTGCCCCTCGGTCGCCAGGCCGAGTACTTCAGCCTGTACCAGGCCGCCGAGCGCGGCACCAGCTGGTTCGGCACCTTCCTGTTCGGGCTGATGTTCCAGCTCACCGACTCCTACCGCCCCGCGATCCTGTCGCTCCTCGTCTTCTTCGTCGTCGGTGGGCTCCTGCTGGTCAAGGTCGACGTCCGCAAGGGCATCGCCGACGCCGGCAACGTCCAGCCACGCAAGGTGTGA
- a CDS encoding FxsA family protein: MRWVVVALLVVPLAELLVILQVGDLIGGWPTVLLLVAESALGAYLLGREGPATWRRLQAALGAGRMPSAELTDAALVLVGGTLLLTPGFITDAVGFFCILPPTRPLARRWVLAAFRRRVTVRVVPGSGPARGPQRGPGPDDVIEGEIVEE, translated from the coding sequence GTGCGCTGGGTCGTCGTGGCTCTGCTCGTCGTCCCGCTCGCCGAGCTGCTCGTGATCCTGCAGGTCGGGGACCTGATCGGCGGGTGGCCGACGGTGCTGCTCCTGGTCGCCGAGTCGGCTCTGGGCGCCTACCTGCTGGGCCGTGAGGGCCCGGCGACGTGGCGACGGCTCCAGGCGGCTCTGGGCGCGGGCCGGATGCCCTCGGCGGAGCTGACCGACGCCGCGCTGGTGCTCGTCGGGGGGACCCTGCTGCTCACTCCCGGGTTCATCACCGATGCCGTCGGGTTCTTCTGCATCCTGCCGCCGACGCGGCCGCTGGCCCGCCGGTGGGTGCTCGCGGCCTTCCGCCGCCGGGTCACGGTGCGGGTCGTGCCCGGGTCCGGTCCGGCCAGGGGGCCGCAGCGGGGGCCCGGTCCGGACGACGTGATCGAGGGCGAGATCGTCGAGGAGTGA
- a CDS encoding RNA polymerase-binding protein RbpA: MSDRSLRGTRLGAQSMENDEGVEPAPRTIAVYDCPNGHTITIPFSVEADVPPLWECRCGAEALLRDGERPEAKPTRPQRTHWDMLLERRTIAELEVLLDERLELLRSGRLHSGRRSA; this comes from the coding sequence ATGAGCGACCGCAGCCTGCGAGGCACCCGACTGGGTGCCCAGAGCATGGAGAACGACGAGGGCGTCGAGCCGGCCCCGCGCACCATCGCCGTCTACGACTGCCCCAACGGGCACACGATCACCATCCCGTTCTCGGTGGAGGCCGACGTGCCCCCGCTGTGGGAGTGCCGCTGCGGCGCTGAGGCGCTGCTGCGGGACGGCGAGCGTCCCGAGGCCAAGCCCACCCGGCCGCAGCGCACCCACTGGGACATGCTGCTGGAGCGGCGCACGATCGCCGAGCTCGAGGTCCTGCTCGACGAGCGCCTGGAGCTGCTGCGCAGCGGTCGACTGCACAGCGGACGACGCAGCGCCTGA
- the lnt gene encoding apolipoprotein N-acyltransferase yields the protein MVPVLPTTAAVVGAVAAGLALDLSFPDPGVWPLAPVGVALLVLSVAGRRTLPAAGLGLLAGLAFFGPLLHWAGIYVGWIAWVPLAVLQALYVALFAAGATWALRSPGGPFVRAVAVAAWWVAVEALRARTPFGGFGWGRLAFSQADAPTLGLAALGGAPLVSFAVALAGGLLAAGAAAALRRRRDSPRTGAARPRSRAAALAVVLATAATVVLAAGALVPRPTAAQAGELRVAAVQGNVPRAGLDFNAERRAVLDNHARATTELAERVDAGATERPDVVLWPENSSDIDPLLNADAAAVIDAAAQAVGAPVLVGAVLRVGEENLANTTLVWEPGTGPVDEYVKQRPVPFAEYVPYREVFRRLTSAVDLVAKDFVAGDEVGLLEAAGTPLGNLICFEVVEDDLVRDAVRAGGELLVVPTNNATFGYTDESVQQLAMSRLRAVEHGRAVAHVSTVGVSALIAPDGAVLADTGLFTTAVLEGDLPLRTATTPATRLGEAPELALTALGVLAVLVGAARGRRRGPARPAGRAGARRPGPDGDPDPVGPAGRRRAVTEEVGAS from the coding sequence GTGGTCCCCGTGCTGCCGACCACGGCAGCGGTGGTCGGCGCCGTGGCTGCCGGGCTCGCCCTGGACCTGTCGTTCCCCGACCCGGGCGTCTGGCCACTGGCGCCGGTCGGTGTCGCGCTGCTCGTGCTCTCGGTTGCCGGACGCCGCACCCTGCCCGCAGCCGGGCTCGGACTGCTCGCCGGGTTGGCCTTCTTCGGCCCGCTGCTGCACTGGGCCGGCATCTACGTCGGCTGGATCGCGTGGGTGCCGCTCGCCGTCCTGCAGGCCCTGTACGTGGCGTTGTTCGCCGCAGGGGCGACCTGGGCCCTCCGGTCGCCCGGCGGTCCGTTCGTGCGCGCGGTGGCGGTGGCCGCGTGGTGGGTCGCGGTGGAGGCACTGCGGGCCCGGACGCCGTTCGGCGGGTTCGGCTGGGGCCGGCTCGCCTTCTCCCAGGCCGACGCCCCCACCCTCGGGCTGGCAGCCCTGGGAGGTGCGCCGCTCGTGTCGTTCGCCGTCGCCCTGGCCGGTGGGCTGCTCGCCGCCGGAGCCGCCGCGGCGCTGCGCCGCCGCCGCGACTCTCCGCGCACCGGTGCGGCACGGCCGCGATCCCGGGCCGCCGCCCTGGCCGTCGTCCTCGCAACCGCCGCGACCGTCGTCCTGGCGGCGGGTGCGCTCGTCCCGCGGCCCACGGCCGCACAGGCGGGCGAGCTGCGGGTCGCCGCGGTCCAGGGCAACGTGCCGCGGGCCGGCCTGGACTTCAACGCCGAGCGCCGCGCCGTCCTGGACAACCACGCCCGGGCCACCACCGAGCTGGCCGAGCGGGTGGACGCCGGCGCCACCGAGCGTCCCGACGTCGTGCTGTGGCCGGAGAACTCCAGCGACATCGACCCGCTGCTCAACGCCGACGCCGCGGCCGTGATCGACGCCGCGGCGCAGGCGGTGGGCGCGCCGGTCCTCGTCGGCGCCGTCCTGCGCGTGGGGGAGGAGAACCTCGCCAACACCACCCTGGTCTGGGAGCCGGGGACCGGCCCCGTCGACGAGTACGTCAAGCAGCGTCCGGTGCCGTTCGCCGAGTACGTGCCGTACCGGGAGGTGTTCCGGCGCCTGACCAGCGCGGTCGACCTGGTCGCCAAGGACTTCGTCGCCGGCGACGAGGTCGGCCTCCTGGAGGCGGCCGGGACGCCGCTGGGCAACCTGATCTGCTTCGAGGTCGTCGAGGACGACCTGGTCCGCGACGCCGTGCGCGCCGGCGGGGAGCTGCTCGTCGTCCCGACCAACAACGCCACCTTCGGGTACACCGACGAGAGCGTCCAGCAGCTGGCGATGAGCCGCCTGCGCGCCGTCGAGCACGGCCGAGCGGTCGCGCACGTGTCCACCGTGGGTGTCAGCGCGCTCATCGCCCCGGACGGCGCGGTGCTCGCCGACACCGGTCTGTTCACCACCGCGGTGCTGGAGGGCGACCTGCCGCTACGGACCGCGACGACCCCTGCCACCCGGCTGGGGGAGGCACCCGAGCTGGCGCTGACGGCGCTCGGCGTCCTGGCCGTCCTGGTCGGCGCCGCTCGGGGACGTCGCCGTGGCCCGGCCCGCCCCGCCGGCCGTGCAGGTGCCCGGCGGCCCGGCCCGGACGGCGACCCGGACCCCGTCGGCCCGGCCGGCCGCCGTCGAGCAGTCACCGAGGAGGTGGGCGCGTCGTGA